From a single Haloarcula sp. DT43 genomic region:
- a CDS encoding NUDIX hydrolase → MDEELAWETLGAETAYTCPGFEVVREDVRLPDGTEGAFDYVRNGDSVVVLPFTTDGDVVVIEEWRQSVRRVNRGLPAGTMEAGDDDPRAAAARELREETGYEADALEHLYTGEPANGNTDYVFHYYVAHGCEATADQDLDHNESIRVDTADFDSLVGSVRDGTLRDGRTALGIMHYALFES, encoded by the coding sequence ATGGACGAGGAACTCGCCTGGGAGACGCTCGGTGCCGAGACCGCCTACACCTGTCCGGGGTTCGAGGTCGTCCGCGAGGACGTTCGCCTCCCCGATGGGACCGAAGGAGCCTTCGACTACGTGCGAAACGGCGACAGCGTCGTCGTTCTCCCCTTCACTACCGACGGCGACGTGGTCGTCATCGAGGAGTGGCGGCAGTCGGTCCGGCGGGTCAACCGCGGCCTCCCCGCCGGGACGATGGAGGCCGGGGACGACGACCCGCGGGCCGCGGCGGCCCGCGAACTCCGCGAGGAGACGGGGTACGAGGCCGACGCGCTCGAGCACCTCTACACGGGTGAACCGGCCAACGGCAACACCGACTACGTGTTCCACTACTACGTCGCACACGGGTGTGAGGCGACGGCCGACCAGGACCTCGACCACAACGAGTCGATTCGGGTCGACACCGCCGACTTCGACTCGCTGGTCGGGTCGGTCCGCGACGGCACGCTCCGGGACGGCCGCACCGCCTTGGGTATCATGCACTACGCGCTGTTCGAGTCGTGA
- the tgtA gene encoding tRNA guanosine(15) transglycosylase TgtA, with protein MTNFEVRQYDAAGRLGELTVPRAGVTVETPTILPVVNPHVQTVAPATLASEFGAEILITNSYILHGSEDLREPVLERGLHDLLGFDGAIMTDSGSFQLAEYGDIDVTTEEILQFQREIGSDIGTPVDIPTPPDVDRERATAELKTTQERLERAATVDTGEMLVSAPVQGATYPDLRERAAADAVSTGLDVFPLGAVVPLMNEYRYADLADVVAACKRGLGEVGPVHLFGAGHPMMFAMAAALGCDLFDSAAYALYARDDRYLTVQGTELLDELTYFPCHCPVCTDHTPAELDAMDADTREELLARHNLHVTYGEIRTVKQAIRSGNLMELVDSRARGHPAMLDGYRALLDHAEQLERTDPVSKDAFFYTSTESARRPEVRRHQDRLERLPVEGDDVLLTEGSSSAQYDETWGVLPPFGPYPRELADTYPLTAETPDRTDRAAYEAAAAGVRRLVDLHPDVSFTLVHDDWPATALDRVPERVRLRDLHARD; from the coding sequence ATGACGAATTTCGAGGTCCGCCAGTACGACGCCGCGGGTCGGCTGGGCGAACTCACGGTGCCGCGGGCCGGCGTCACCGTCGAGACGCCGACCATTCTGCCGGTGGTCAACCCCCACGTCCAGACGGTCGCGCCGGCGACGCTGGCGTCGGAGTTCGGGGCGGAGATACTCATCACGAACAGCTACATCCTGCACGGGTCCGAGGACCTCCGCGAGCCGGTGCTGGAGCGGGGTCTGCACGACCTGCTCGGGTTCGACGGGGCCATCATGACCGACTCCGGGTCGTTCCAGTTGGCGGAGTACGGCGACATCGACGTGACGACCGAGGAGATACTGCAGTTCCAGCGCGAAATCGGCTCGGACATCGGGACACCGGTGGACATCCCGACGCCGCCGGACGTGGACCGCGAGCGGGCGACCGCGGAACTCAAAACGACCCAGGAGCGGCTCGAACGCGCCGCGACCGTCGACACCGGGGAGATGCTCGTCAGCGCGCCGGTCCAGGGGGCGACCTATCCGGACCTGCGGGAGCGCGCGGCCGCCGACGCCGTCTCGACCGGGCTGGACGTGTTCCCGCTCGGGGCCGTCGTCCCGCTGATGAACGAGTACCGTTACGCCGACCTCGCCGACGTCGTCGCGGCCTGCAAGCGCGGACTGGGCGAAGTCGGCCCGGTCCACCTGTTCGGCGCGGGCCATCCGATGATGTTCGCGATGGCGGCGGCGCTGGGCTGTGACCTGTTCGACTCCGCGGCCTACGCGCTGTACGCCCGCGACGACCGCTATCTGACGGTCCAGGGGACGGAACTGCTCGACGAACTGACCTACTTCCCGTGTCACTGCCCGGTCTGTACCGACCACACGCCGGCGGAACTCGACGCGATGGACGCCGACACGCGCGAGGAACTGCTCGCGCGGCACAACCTCCACGTCACCTACGGCGAAATCCGGACGGTCAAACAGGCGATTCGCTCGGGCAACCTCATGGAACTGGTCGACAGCCGCGCCCGCGGCCACCCGGCGATGCTCGACGGCTACCGCGCGCTGCTCGACCACGCCGAGCAACTCGAACGGACCGACCCCGTCTCGAAGGACGCCTTCTTCTACACCTCGACCGAGAGCGCTCGCCGGCCGGAGGTCCGGCGGCATCAGGACCGACTGGAGCGGCTTCCCGTCGAGGGCGACGACGTGTTGCTGACAGAGGGCAGTTCCAGCGCACAGTACGACGAGACCTGGGGCGTTCTGCCGCCCTTCGGCCCGTATCCCCGCGAACTCGCCGACACCTATCCGCTGACCGCGGAAACGCCGGACCGGACCGACCGGGCGGCCTACGAGGCCGCGGCGGCGGGCGTCCGGCGGCTGGTCGACCTCCACCCCGACGTGTCCTTCACGCTGGTCCACGACGACTGGCCGGCGACGGCGCTCGACCGCGTGCCCGAGCGCGTCCGCCTGCGTGACCTGCACGCCCGCGACTGA
- a CDS encoding NAD-dependent epimerase/dehydratase family protein: MDVVVTGGRGSSGRWVVDRLAEPHDVTVLDRRLPDDGGHPAVDYRALDLTDAGSVFDSLTAIDPDAVIHWAAIPVAGTHPGVDLFRNNALAAHTVLSAAGRVGADVVQGSSDGAYGFFFAEETPVPDELPITEAHARRPEDDYGLSKVVTEEIGKTIARRDGISVASIRPSWIQIPGEYPCRAAEYVDDLAAGAGNYWSYVDVRDVVDLVEAALTGEVEGHEVFNCVGPDNALGRPLVDLMRDHYGRVPDDCTVDGDAAAYATAKATELLGWEPTRSWREAADEDVAVPVV; encoded by the coding sequence ATGGACGTTGTCGTGACCGGCGGCCGGGGCAGTTCCGGGCGCTGGGTCGTCGACCGGCTCGCCGAACCGCACGACGTGACAGTACTCGACCGCCGACTCCCGGACGACGGGGGCCACCCGGCCGTCGACTACCGGGCGCTCGACCTCACCGACGCCGGGAGCGTCTTCGACTCGCTCACCGCCATCGACCCCGACGCGGTGATCCACTGGGCGGCGATTCCGGTGGCCGGGACCCACCCCGGTGTCGACCTGTTCCGGAACAACGCGCTCGCGGCGCACACCGTCCTCTCGGCGGCCGGCCGCGTCGGCGCTGACGTGGTCCAGGGCTCCTCCGACGGCGCGTACGGCTTCTTCTTCGCCGAGGAGACTCCCGTGCCGGACGAGCTACCGATTACCGAAGCCCACGCGCGCAGGCCCGAGGACGACTACGGCCTCTCGAAGGTCGTCACCGAGGAAATCGGGAAGACGATTGCCCGCCGGGACGGCATCTCGGTAGCCTCGATTCGCCCCTCGTGGATACAGATTCCCGGCGAGTACCCCTGTCGGGCCGCGGAGTACGTCGACGACCTGGCGGCCGGGGCGGGCAACTACTGGTCGTACGTCGACGTGCGGGACGTGGTCGATCTCGTCGAGGCCGCGCTCACGGGCGAGGTCGAGGGGCACGAGGTGTTCAACTGCGTCGGCCCCGACAACGCCTTGGGCCGGCCGCTGGTCGACCTGATGCGCGACCACTACGGTCGCGTCCCGGACGACTGCACGGTCGACGGGGACGCCGCGGCGTACGCGACGGCCAAGGCCACGGAGCTGCTGGGCTGGGAGCCGACCCGCTCCTGGCGCGAGGCTGCCGACGAGGACGTGGCCGTCCCAGTGGTCTGA
- a CDS encoding alginate lyase family protein, with product MFVHLDTLTAIRSRVEDGYSPWTAAYEAFMEDVRTALAAPPESVTDNGDGHEFKTKGPENPSARKDYVAAIRTGDRIRDLGLAYQYSGEDRYAEKAVELLDHWFLNAETYMAPVKTNSIEQFITLPKMWWGAELIRGHEAWDDDSVGSEAALQEWVRTFLDDVGHGIPTSMGQQNIFNWKEMTHAAGSVYLRDWDRFRDAMQRNREDGFTQLREDGLLENEIVRASSLAYSLYAAKALVTAAELSRLYADRLDGPTLYEYKKFDGDRGAIERILDAHAPYVADPQAWEAMGEGDPDRFVNSDGFPARKQEAASSLYEVAYSYYEKDTYLETLKQRGQPVKNVPTYVSAQQAAIDDPGRPHRDERILGWTTFTHGERFRLDL from the coding sequence ATGTTCGTCCACCTCGACACACTGACCGCGATACGGTCCCGCGTCGAGGACGGCTACAGCCCGTGGACGGCGGCCTACGAGGCGTTCATGGAAGACGTCCGCACCGCGTTGGCAGCGCCCCCGGAGAGCGTCACGGACAACGGTGACGGCCACGAGTTCAAGACGAAGGGGCCCGAGAACCCCTCGGCGCGCAAGGACTACGTCGCCGCCATCAGGACCGGGGACCGCATCCGGGACCTCGGGCTCGCCTACCAGTACAGCGGCGAGGACCGGTACGCCGAGAAGGCCGTCGAGCTACTGGACCACTGGTTCCTGAACGCCGAGACCTACATGGCCCCGGTGAAGACAAACAGCATCGAGCAGTTCATCACGCTCCCGAAGATGTGGTGGGGCGCGGAACTCATCCGCGGCCACGAGGCGTGGGACGACGACAGCGTCGGGTCGGAGGCCGCCCTCCAGGAGTGGGTCCGGACGTTCCTCGACGACGTCGGCCACGGCATCCCGACGTCGATGGGCCAGCAGAACATATTCAACTGGAAGGAGATGACCCACGCCGCGGGGTCGGTGTACCTCCGGGACTGGGACCGGTTTCGGGACGCGATGCAGCGGAACCGGGAAGACGGCTTCACCCAGCTCCGGGAGGACGGACTTCTGGAAAACGAAATCGTCCGCGCGTCGAGCCTCGCGTACTCGCTATACGCGGCGAAGGCGCTGGTCACCGCGGCGGAACTCAGTCGGCTCTACGCCGACAGGCTCGACGGCCCCACGCTGTACGAGTACAAGAAATTCGACGGTGACAGGGGCGCTATCGAGCGGATTCTCGACGCCCACGCCCCCTACGTCGCCGACCCCCAGGCCTGGGAAGCGATGGGCGAGGGCGACCCCGACCGGTTCGTCAACAGCGACGGCTTCCCGGCCAGAAAGCAGGAGGCCGCGTCGTCGCTGTACGAGGTCGCCTACTCCTACTACGAGAAGGACACGTACCTGGAGACGCTCAAACAGCGCGGCCAGCCGGTCAAGAACGTCCCGACGTACGTCTCGGCCCAGCAGGCGGCGATTGACGACCCGGGCCGGCCACACCGGGACGAGCGCATCCTCGGCTGGACGACGTTCACGCACGGCGAGCGGTTCCGGCTCGACCTATAG
- the arcS gene encoding archaeosine synthase subunit alpha, with protein MTDYFEVHERDSAARVGALRLADPVTTPALVDDVDTATPGDCRHVLDDAGSRWPTPQDDPEGDESLLTVLPHRGLPAGTPDEVESAFAVDYPDVEFPSAAVVSPDTATDHGSDAYVLAGAPGYVGHASAFVDAVTTVREAVPADTALYLPGVATPRNVATLVYAGVDLVDPHRVVVRGTEGRYLTTDEAYFLEDLDELPCSCPACQQPREAFDREDCVEHNVNALAAELRRVRRRIRDGRLRDYVEGQARQDNWLTATFRRLDQEYGYLEERTPLIRRADLSAASDDSLRRVEIQRFAERVTDRYVPRFDDRPLVLVPCSARKPYSDSQSHKQYHDAIKWRAHVVSMTSPIGVVPQELELTYPAQHYDSVVTGNWTATEIEFVSSVLERYLEGTDYPEVIAHVPGEGYRDICERVADSLGREFTYTVTDHPTTADSLGNLAAELEGWDRYPKREREHNTIRAVADYQFGAGAGDELFDDLSTQGRYPQLRADDADGEQLAALAQQYGVLSLTTAGARRWVESDVPTKTVDIEPFVPHGSVLAPGITDASDDIRVGDDVVVRGEAAFGVGRAEMSGPEMRSSTRGIAVQMRHVEEQ; from the coding sequence ATGACCGACTATTTCGAGGTCCACGAGCGCGACAGCGCCGCGCGAGTGGGTGCGTTGCGCCTCGCCGACCCCGTGACGACGCCGGCGCTGGTCGACGACGTGGACACGGCGACGCCGGGCGACTGTCGACACGTCCTCGACGACGCCGGCAGCCGCTGGCCGACGCCACAGGACGACCCGGAGGGCGACGAGTCGCTGCTCACCGTCCTCCCCCACCGCGGCCTGCCAGCCGGAACGCCGGACGAGGTCGAATCGGCCTTCGCGGTCGACTATCCCGACGTCGAGTTCCCGAGCGCGGCCGTCGTCTCGCCCGACACCGCGACCGACCACGGCAGCGATGCCTACGTGCTGGCCGGCGCACCCGGCTACGTCGGGCACGCCTCGGCGTTCGTCGACGCCGTCACGACCGTCCGCGAGGCCGTCCCCGCCGACACCGCGCTCTATCTCCCGGGCGTCGCCACGCCGCGAAACGTCGCCACGCTCGTCTATGCCGGGGTCGATCTCGTGGACCCGCACCGCGTCGTCGTTCGCGGGACCGAGGGCCGGTATCTCACGACCGACGAGGCGTACTTCCTCGAAGACCTCGACGAACTCCCCTGTTCGTGTCCGGCCTGCCAGCAGCCGCGCGAGGCCTTCGACCGCGAGGACTGCGTCGAGCACAACGTCAACGCGCTGGCCGCGGAACTCCGGCGCGTCCGCCGCCGCATCCGGGACGGCCGCCTCCGCGATTACGTCGAGGGCCAGGCCAGACAGGACAACTGGCTCACCGCGACGTTCCGACGGCTGGACCAGGAGTACGGCTACCTCGAAGAGCGCACGCCGCTCATCCGCCGGGCCGACCTGTCGGCGGCCAGCGACGACTCGCTCCGCCGGGTCGAAATCCAGCGCTTCGCCGAGCGGGTCACCGACCGCTACGTCCCCCGCTTCGACGACCGACCGCTCGTCCTCGTCCCCTGTTCGGCGCGCAAGCCCTACAGCGACTCCCAGAGCCACAAGCAGTACCACGACGCCATCAAGTGGCGCGCCCACGTCGTCTCGATGACCTCGCCCATCGGCGTCGTCCCGCAGGAACTCGAACTCACCTACCCCGCCCAGCACTACGACTCCGTCGTGACGGGCAACTGGACCGCCACCGAAATCGAGTTCGTCAGCAGCGTGCTGGAACGCTACTTAGAAGGCACCGACTACCCCGAGGTTATCGCCCACGTACCCGGTGAGGGGTACCGCGACATCTGCGAGCGCGTGGCCGATTCGCTCGGCCGCGAGTTCACCTACACGGTCACGGACCACCCGACGACGGCGGACTCGCTCGGGAATCTCGCGGCCGAACTGGAGGGGTGGGACCGGTATCCCAAGCGGGAGCGCGAACACAACACCATCCGCGCCGTCGCGGACTACCAGTTCGGCGCAGGCGCGGGCGACGAACTGTTCGACGACCTCTCGACGCAGGGCCGGTATCCGCAGCTTCGGGCCGACGACGCCGACGGCGAGCAACTGGCGGCCCTGGCCCAGCAGTACGGCGTCCTCTCGCTGACCACTGCCGGGGCGCGCCGCTGGGTCGAGAGCGACGTGCCGACCAAGACGGTCGACATCGAACCGTTCGTGCCCCACGGCTCGGTGCTCGCGCCGGGGATCACGGACGCCAGCGACGACATCCGCGTCGGCGACGACGTGGTCGTCCGGGGCGAAGCGGCCTTCGGCGTCGGCCGCGCCGAGATGAGCGGGCCGGAGATGCGCTCCTCGACGCGGGGCATCGCCGTCCAGATGCGCCACGTCGAAGAGCAGTAG
- a CDS encoding VanZ family protein, with amino-acid sequence MDWSGRRRYLPAVGFALLLLGTSLLPVPEGASEQVPALFGIALDKWVHALSYGVLTALLAWARRARSVPLVAALAAVAVCYGAGIELLQGLVPSRGLSGADLLANGIGAVLAGVLWLALAHADTAWGGTESFSRR; translated from the coding sequence ATGGACTGGTCGGGACGCCGGCGGTATCTGCCCGCAGTCGGGTTCGCGCTGCTGTTGCTCGGCACCTCGCTGCTCCCGGTTCCCGAGGGGGCGAGCGAGCAGGTCCCCGCGCTGTTCGGAATCGCCCTCGACAAGTGGGTCCACGCGCTGAGTTACGGGGTCCTGACGGCGCTGCTCGCGTGGGCTCGACGCGCCCGCTCGGTGCCGCTCGTCGCGGCGCTCGCGGCGGTCGCCGTCTGCTACGGGGCGGGCATCGAACTGCTTCAGGGGCTCGTTCCGTCTCGCGGACTGAGCGGTGCCGATTTGCTCGCCAACGGCATCGGAGCGGTGCTCGCCGGCGTGCTGTGGCTGGCGCTCGCGCACGCCGACACCGCGTGGGGCGGGACGGAATCCTTCTCCCGGCGGTAA
- a CDS encoding archaeosine biosynthesis radical SAM protein RaSEA, with protein MSKPSPDVYEQGKGMDAHNAVMRDIRSRNDSTYDPREPTRVWLDEDNTPDGVYQSLTIILNTGGCRWARAGGCTMCGYVAESVEGGSVAHEDLMAQIQHCLDHEAENADEPSGLIKIYTSGSFLDEREVPAETRQAIAETFADRERIVVESLPDFVDRETVGDFVDAGLETDVAVGLETATDRVRHDCVNKYFDFADFEAACEAARDAGAGVKAYLLMKPPFLSESEAVEDMKRSVRRCAAVDGCHTVSMNPCNVQRYTMVEELYHDGGYRPPWLWSVADVLESTAEEDVIVVSDPVGHGSDRGPHNCGECDDKVQRAIKDFDLRQDPSVFEQVSCECEATWDAVVERERSYSLPLAR; from the coding sequence ATGAGCAAGCCCAGTCCCGACGTGTACGAGCAGGGCAAGGGCATGGACGCCCACAACGCCGTGATGCGCGACATCCGGTCGCGGAACGACTCGACGTACGACCCTCGTGAGCCGACCCGCGTGTGGCTCGACGAGGACAACACGCCCGACGGCGTCTACCAGAGCCTGACCATCATCTTGAACACCGGCGGCTGCCGGTGGGCCCGCGCCGGCGGCTGTACGATGTGTGGCTACGTCGCCGAGAGCGTCGAGGGCGGCAGCGTCGCCCACGAGGACCTGATGGCCCAGATTCAGCACTGCCTCGACCACGAGGCCGAGAACGCCGACGAGCCGTCGGGGCTCATCAAGATCTACACCTCCGGGAGCTTCCTCGACGAGCGCGAGGTGCCGGCGGAGACGCGGCAGGCCATCGCCGAGACGTTCGCCGACCGCGAGCGCATCGTCGTCGAGTCCCTGCCCGACTTCGTCGACCGGGAGACCGTCGGCGACTTCGTCGATGCCGGCCTGGAGACGGACGTGGCGGTCGGCCTCGAGACCGCGACCGACCGCGTGCGCCACGACTGCGTGAACAAGTACTTCGACTTCGCTGACTTCGAGGCCGCCTGCGAGGCCGCGCGAGACGCCGGCGCGGGCGTCAAGGCCTACCTGCTGATGAAGCCGCCCTTCCTCTCTGAATCGGAGGCCGTCGAGGACATGAAGCGGTCGGTGCGCCGCTGTGCCGCCGTCGACGGCTGTCACACCGTCTCGATGAACCCCTGTAACGTCCAGCGCTACACCATGGTCGAGGAGCTGTACCACGACGGCGGCTACCGCCCGCCGTGGCTCTGGTCGGTCGCCGACGTGCTCGAATCGACCGCCGAGGAGGACGTCATCGTCGTCTCCGATCCCGTCGGCCACGGCAGCGACCGCGGCCCACACAACTGCGGCGAGTGCGACGACAAGGTCCAGCGAGCCATCAAGGACTTCGACCTGCGCCAGGACCCGTCGGTGTTCGAGCAGGTGTCCTGCGAGTGCGAGGCGACGTGGGACGCCGTCGTCGAGCGCGAGCGCAGCTACTCGCTCCCGCTCGCTCGGTAA
- a CDS encoding TOBE domain-containing protein — protein sequence MDATADVEVQLGQGDIALTARDRQLLQAVAAHGSLNSAADALGRSYAHAQRRIVELEEAFGPLVDRSRGGSGGGGSELTATAEQLLARFQRLQAEFDGVATAEETVLSGTVVDRDGELATVETPPGTVRAIVDTEASPGDPVEVGIRADTVTLNAPTEAPEPAGTSARNQFSGTVERIDKGTAIALVALAIDPTTTLSALVTDTSLDKLGISEGSELVASFKATATVGVIPAIEPVSDEQS from the coding sequence ATGGACGCGACTGCGGACGTGGAAGTGCAACTCGGGCAGGGCGACATCGCGCTGACCGCGCGTGACCGACAGCTCCTGCAGGCGGTCGCCGCGCACGGGTCGCTGAACAGCGCCGCCGACGCGCTGGGCCGGTCCTACGCCCACGCCCAGCGGCGCATCGTCGAACTCGAAGAGGCCTTCGGCCCGCTGGTCGACCGGAGTCGGGGCGGGAGCGGCGGCGGCGGCAGCGAACTCACGGCGACGGCCGAGCAACTGCTGGCCCGGTTTCAGCGGCTCCAGGCCGAGTTCGACGGGGTGGCGACGGCGGAGGAGACGGTCCTCAGCGGGACGGTCGTGGACCGCGACGGTGAACTGGCGACCGTCGAGACGCCGCCGGGGACGGTTCGGGCCATCGTCGACACCGAGGCCAGCCCCGGCGACCCGGTGGAGGTCGGTATCCGCGCCGACACGGTGACGCTAAACGCGCCGACCGAAGCCCCGGAACCGGCGGGGACGAGCGCGCGCAACCAGTTTTCGGGAACCGTCGAGCGTATCGACAAGGGAACCGCTATCGCGCTGGTCGCGCTGGCAATCGACCCGACCACGACGCTGTCGGCACTCGTGACCGACACGAGCCTCGACAAACTCGGCATCAGCGAGGGCTCGGAGCTCGTCGCCTCGTTCAAGGCGACCGCTACCGTCGGCGTCATCCCCGCTATCGAGCCCGTCTCCGACGAACAGTCCTGA
- a CDS encoding ABC transporter ATP-binding protein, with the protein MLQVSDVSKWYGVDCVFRNLSMDVETGEVVAVIGPSGVGKTTLLRMLALSLEPDDGTVTFDDTDVWAADEAERLSLRRRVGMVFQEASLFDAPVARNVEYGLRIRRSWTKRLQSELRSVLRSNGTADAVREALDVVGLTDKMEQRAESLSGGEAQRVSFARALAYDPDVLLLDEPTSDLDPRNTAVIEDAISEARDRGIGVVVATHDMHQAERVADRVAVLLDESITEIAPTEVIFENPSDDRTRQFISGELVY; encoded by the coding sequence ATGTTACAGGTGTCTGACGTGTCAAAGTGGTACGGAGTGGACTGCGTGTTTCGCAATCTCTCGATGGACGTCGAAACGGGAGAGGTCGTCGCCGTCATCGGTCCGTCGGGCGTCGGCAAGACGACGCTGCTCCGGATGCTCGCACTCTCGCTCGAACCTGACGACGGAACGGTCACCTTCGACGATACAGACGTGTGGGCCGCCGACGAGGCCGAACGGCTCTCGCTTCGACGACGGGTCGGGATGGTGTTCCAGGAGGCGAGCCTCTTCGACGCTCCGGTCGCTCGCAACGTCGAATACGGGCTTCGCATCCGTAGGTCCTGGACGAAGCGGCTCCAGAGCGAACTCCGCTCGGTCCTGCGGTCGAACGGTACCGCGGACGCCGTTCGTGAGGCCCTCGACGTCGTCGGGCTAACGGACAAGATGGAGCAACGCGCGGAATCCCTCTCGGGTGGCGAGGCCCAGCGGGTGTCGTTCGCCCGGGCCTTGGCTTACGACCCCGACGTGTTGCTCCTCGACGAGCCGACATCAGACCTGGACCCGCGAAATACGGCGGTCATCGAGGACGCGATTTCCGAGGCGCGGGACCGGGGCATCGGCGTCGTCGTTGCGACACACGACATGCACCAGGCGGAGCGCGTCGCGGACCGGGTCGCAGTGTTACTCGACGAGAGCATTACGGAGATCGCCCCGACAGAGGTGATTTTCGAGAACCCGTCGGACGACCGAACCCGGCAGTTCATCTCGGGCGAGTTGGTGTACTGA
- a CDS encoding ABC transporter permease yields the protein MPLDSVGHLLQTVVDLPFRDGYVSSIIYVSLYVSVIAVTLSTLFSIPVAIVMGFGDFPGKQFVKSVINTGMGFPSVVVGLLVLFTVSNQGPLGTLELIFTKEAMIMSQFVLATPPITAISLAAISGVDENVRDAAHVLGGTRVDVALVVLKEARYGIATAVLAGFGRAISEVGSVLIVGGNITSAGGISKTRTLTTAIQLEARQGQYETAMILGAVLVALVLTVNAVVVRLGDQEVQR from the coding sequence GTGCCGCTCGATTCAGTCGGACACCTGCTGCAGACTGTCGTCGACTTGCCTTTCAGAGACGGGTATGTCTCGAGTATCATCTACGTCTCGCTGTACGTGAGCGTCATCGCCGTGACGCTGAGCACGCTGTTCAGCATCCCGGTGGCCATCGTGATGGGCTTTGGCGACTTTCCCGGCAAGCAGTTCGTGAAGTCGGTCATCAACACTGGGATGGGGTTTCCCAGCGTGGTCGTCGGCCTCCTCGTGCTGTTTACCGTCTCCAATCAGGGACCGCTGGGGACGCTGGAGCTGATATTCACCAAGGAGGCGATGATTATGTCTCAGTTCGTCCTCGCGACGCCGCCGATTACGGCCATCAGTCTCGCGGCCATCAGCGGCGTCGACGAGAACGTCCGGGACGCCGCCCACGTCCTCGGCGGGACGCGCGTCGACGTTGCGCTGGTCGTACTCAAGGAAGCGCGGTACGGGATTGCGACTGCGGTGCTTGCGGGCTTTGGGCGCGCTATCAGCGAAGTCGGCTCCGTCCTCATCGTCGGGGGAAACATCACGAGCGCGGGGGGAATTTCGAAGACGCGCACGCTGACGACCGCGATTCAGCTCGAGGCCCGGCAGGGGCAGTACGAGACGGCGATGATACTCGGAGCGGTTCTGGTCGCGCTCGTGTTGACGGTCAACGCCGTGGTCGTCCGGTTGGGCGACCAGGAGGTGCAACGCTAA
- a CDS encoding substrate-binding domain-containing protein has translation MPIQRREFIAAIGTGVVASTAGCTQPGQSNSQSDGESGGSQAGVAGETLTLTTTTSTYDTGLLDEIHPAFEDMYGVSVDAVAQGTGAALESARNGDSDVVMVHARGLEDEFMRNGYGINRRDLMFNDFVIVGPESDPAGIQGMGSATEALTAIAESEAQFVSRGDNSGTHTKELNLWEAAGTEPGGDWYQETGTGMGEALNVANQQGAYTLSDRGTYISQRSEIDLVILVQGPIEDGPEILANPYGIMAVNPGVHDNANYDLAMAYIGWITSPGAQDAISSYQVNGEQLFFPEAVSENPNFQQYVPEGWSSDSDG, from the coding sequence ATGCCGATACAACGCCGAGAGTTCATCGCAGCGATAGGCACAGGGGTCGTGGCCAGTACCGCTGGCTGCACCCAGCCAGGGCAGAGCAACAGCCAGTCCGACGGGGAAAGCGGCGGCAGTCAGGCGGGAGTGGCCGGCGAGACGCTCACACTCACGACGACGACGAGCACGTACGACACGGGCTTGCTCGACGAAATCCACCCCGCTTTCGAGGACATGTACGGGGTGTCCGTCGACGCGGTCGCACAGGGGACCGGGGCGGCCCTCGAATCGGCCCGCAACGGCGACTCCGACGTGGTGATGGTCCACGCCCGCGGCCTTGAAGACGAGTTCATGCGCAACGGATACGGCATCAACCGCCGGGACCTGATGTTCAACGACTTCGTCATCGTCGGCCCGGAGAGCGACCCGGCAGGCATCCAGGGGATGGGCTCGGCGACGGAGGCGCTCACCGCCATCGCCGAGTCGGAGGCCCAGTTCGTCTCGCGCGGGGACAACTCCGGCACCCACACCAAGGAACTCAACCTCTGGGAGGCAGCGGGTACCGAGCCGGGCGGTGACTGGTATCAGGAGACCGGGACCGGAATGGGAGAGGCGTTGAACGTCGCCAATCAGCAGGGGGCGTACACGCTCTCGGACCGCGGGACGTACATCTCCCAGCGCTCGGAAATCGACCTCGTCATTCTGGTACAGGGACCCATCGAGGACGGGCCGGAAATCCTCGCGAACCCCTACGGGATTATGGCGGTCAACCCCGGCGTCCACGACAACGCCAACTACGACCTCGCGATGGCCTACATCGGGTGGATTACCAGCCCCGGCGCACAGGACGCCATTTCGAGCTACCAGGTCAACGGGGAACAGCTGTTCTTCCCCGAAGCCGTCTCCGAGAACCCGAACTTCCAGCAGTACGTTCCCGAAGGGTGGAGTAGCGACTCCGACGGGTAA